TTCACGTGCTCGAACACCACGATCACGCCGGTTGGTTCGGGCTCGTGCGCCATCAGGCGCGTCAGGTCCGAATCGCCCCAGTCGGCCAGGCTGACGACTTCGCCGCTCTGGCGCTCTGCGCCGGCCGACTGCGCGGGCTCGAGAACCTTGAGTCCACTCTCGTCGACGAAGAACGTGTGCTCGCCGAACATGCTGTTGAGTTGCGGCATGGCGGGATGCTCATCGGGGAGCACCTGAGCGCCGAGTTGCCTGACGGTCTGCTTCACTTGCTCGGACGTTAGCTTCATGGGCTGCTCCGTTTCTGTCATGTCCGGTTTCACGGCGGCCAAGGCGAGCGTTCCCTGCGCCTTTGTTCGCCTGGCTCAAGTTTCCGAACGAGCGCTGCGGACAAATGTTCCTGCGGAACGTGATTCGTGATGACGGGTTGCATCCGCCGCGCTGATGGCGCGGGATCGCCACGATATGCACATCATTGAACGACCCGGCACGAGCGGATGGGGCTATTCGCTCCGGTTCTCGCCGACCGACAGCGCGCATATCCGTGACAGATGCGTGTAGGGCAGACCGGTCTCCTCGGCCCAGGCGTTGAACTGCGCCTGCACCTTGGCGAGGTCGCCTTTCGATTTCACTTCCTCGGCAATGTCGAGGCCGGCGCCACGCAGGCAGGCAACGACATCCCTGGACGTGACAAAGCCGTCCCAGCCGACGAAGCGCAGCAGCATCTGGCCGGTGTTGCCTCCGAGCCGGTTGCCGCGCTTGGCGAGGAGATCGAGCAGGCCGATCTCGTCGGATGAGGGCCATTTCGTCAGGAACTTGCCGAAGCTGCCGTGCTCCTTGGCGATCTCCTGCACGAAGGCAGCGTTTTCGCGCACCGACATGATCTTGGCGCCATTGCGGACGATGCGCGCGTCGCGCATCAGGTTCTCCCAAAAATCCTCGGGCTGGAAGGTCAGCTCGGCCGGCTGGAAGCGCAGGAATGCATCTTCAAAGCCATCCCACTTCGTCTCGATCACGCTCCAGGCGAAGCCT
The DNA window shown above is from Bradyrhizobium sp. CB1650 and carries:
- a CDS encoding DNA-3-methyladenine glycosylase I; the protein is MTPFKTIRARAEKRKGGPTALERLMPEKPDPKRLAKLGDDRILAEMTKRVFCAGFAWSVIETKWDGFEDAFLRFQPAELTFQPEDFWENLMRDARIVRNGAKIMSVRENAAFVQEIAKEHGSFGKFLTKWPSSDEIGLLDLLAKRGNRLGGNTGQMLLRFVGWDGFVTSRDVVACLRGAGLDIAEEVKSKGDLAKVQAQFNAWAEETGLPYTHLSRICALSVGENRSE